GCGGGGAACGCTTTCCCGCGACGACTTCCAGACCCTCCAGTTCTCGGTGTTCCCTCACATGATCACCGGCGTCAAGGCCGATCAGCCACTACCGGACCAGCTCCTGCGGTTCGGTGTTCGCTTCGCCGGCGGCGCCAAGGCCACCACCGTCGGGCAACGCCTGGACAGGACACAACTGCCGCAGGACCCGCCACCAGGTCCGCAGCTCTCCATGCTGCTGCCCGGCATGTCCTTGCGCAGCGGTGACGAGGACGCGGGTGTCATGACCATGGGGCTGTGGCTGTGGCCCTCACCGCCCCGCGAGAGTTTCGAATTCGCCGTGGAATGGCCCATCGCCGGGGTCGAGCTGAGCATCGTCGAACTCGACGGCACCGCCATCGCGGACGCCGCGCAGCGAGCGGTCCCGTACTGGCCGGAGCCCTAGCTTCCACCGGAAACGGTGAGGAAACGGCGACAGGGCTAGACAAGGAAGCGCCGCAGGCGGCGGTGGGCGCGAGGCCGGCGAATGGCGTGGCGTCACCGCCCACCACCCCCGCCATCGACCCGCCATCGACCTCATGGCGCCCGAGGCCGCAGCCGCCGCCGGCGACATCCCATCACCACCGGAGGGAGCGACCATGAGGACCTCGACGAGGATCGGCCTGGCGGGCCTGGGCTGCGCGATGCTGACGCTGAGCGTCATGCCCCCCGCCACCGCGAGCCGCCCCCACCTCGGAAACGTGCAGCGGGCGCTCACCGAGCTGGCGGGAAACGCGGAGGTGGTCGGCGCGATCGGCGCCGTCTACGTCCACGGCAGGCAGGTCGACCTGGGCTCCGCCGGCACGAGGCTGCTGAACGGCGGCGGCGGCAGGATCCCGCCGGGTGCCCGCTTCCGGATCGGCTCGCAGACCAAGTCCATGACCCAGGTCGTCATCATGAAGCTGGTCACCGAGCGGAAGCTCAGCCTGGACGACAGGCTCAGCGACCTGCTGCCCGAGGTCGCCCAGCAGGGGCTGGTGCGTTTCGCCGACCAGATCACCGTCGAGCAGCTCATCCACCACACCTCCGGCATCCCCAACTGGTACACCCCGGAGCTGGTCGACTACTTCGACTTCGACACCTACCACGCGCCGATCGAGCTGATCGCGAAGACCAAGGACCTCGAGCGGCCCTTCCCACCCGGTGAGGGGTACTCCTACTCCAACACCAACTACTTCCTGCTCGGGCTGATCATCGAGAGGCTCTCGGAGCACCACTCCGTGGCGGCCGAGTTCCAGGAGCGCATCTTCGACCGGCTGCACCTGCGTGACACCTACCTGCCAGTCACCTTCCCCGGCGGGATCAGGGGCCCGCACGGTCACGGCTACTTCCCGGACGAGAACGGCACGCTACGCGACGTCGACCGGCTCAACATGAGCTACGGCTACGCCGCCGGAGGCGTGATCTCCACCACGGACGATCTGAGCGCCTTCCACGAGGCGCTGGCGACCGACCTGCTGACGAAGGAGGAGCAGGACGCGCTGAACGCCGGCCGCCCCGCCCCCGGGCAGCCGTCGGAGCCGCGGCCCGATCCGCGCGTGTGCGGCGAGTACGCGCCGGTGAAGGGCGGCTCGCCGGGCTTCTCCGCCCTGACCTACCAGAACCGGGACGGCAGCCTGCAGTTCATCGTCTCCGTCACGCTGGGCACGAGGAACACCGACCCCGCCGTCGAGCCGCTGGTGAAGAAGGCGGCCGAGGCGGTGCTCTGCCCCGAGGGCTGACGCCGGGCGATTGAGTACCCCCGTACTCATGGCCGCCCCCGATCCGGCCGCCTATCGTGAACGGCAGCCGAGAACGGAGGAGCGACCCGTGATGGAAGCCGTCGCCGAACTGGTGATGACCGGTGCCGCGACCGTGGTCGCCGCCATGGCGACCGACGCGTGGCAGAGCGCCAGGACGAGGGCGGCAGCCCTGTTCGGCCGAGGCGACGAGGAACGGCGCGACCTGGCAGCGGCCCGGCTCGACCGCGCCGCCGCCGAGGTGGAGGCGGCGGACCCGGCCGAGCGGGACGAGGTCCGGCAGCGGGTCGCCGCCGCCTGGCAGGTGCGGCTGGTGGACCTGCTGGACGACCATCCGGAGGCGGAGGCGGAGCTGCGCCGGGTGATCGAGGAGCTGAGCGGACGGTTGCCGGCCGCGCAGCAGAGCTGGGTGCAGCACATCACCGCGCGGGGACAGGGATCGGTCGCCCAAGGGGTGATGTTCGGCACCATCATCAACCACCGGAAAGAGCCGGAGTGAGCAACCAGTCCGTCACCGTGACGGCGGGGGTCGGCTACGGCGTCATCGGCGCCGACCTGCATGTGTTCGGTGACGGCAGCCCGCTGTACCTGCTGGAGAACTGGCGTCCACCGGCCCCGGCGGACTCGGGCGCGCTGCGTGAGCAGCCGAGCCGGATGCTGAACGCGCGCCACGCCGTCGTGGAGTTCACCGGCCGCGAGGAGGAGCGGCGGGAGCTGCTCGGGTGGCGCGACGGCACGAAGAAGCTGGGTGTCAGGTGGCTGCACGGTCCGGGAGGGCAGGGCAAGTCACGGCTGGCCGCCAGGCTGGCGGAGGAGTCGCTGGCGCAGGGGTGGAAGGTCGTCGCCGCGCTGCACGGGCCCGGCACCGTCCTGCCGGCGGACCGGCAGGAGGACCTGAGCCTCACCGGCGCCACCGGCCTGCTGCTCGTCGTCGACTACGCCGACCAGTGGCCGCTGACCCACCTGACCTGGCTCTTCAGCAACGCGCTGCTGCACAGGCCGGGAGTGCGGACCAGGGTGCTGCTGGTGGCGCGGACGCTGGACGCCTGGCCCGCGGTACGCGCGACGCTGGCCACGCACCTGGCCGCCACCTCGGCGCAGGCGCTGCCCGCCCTGGACACCGGGGGCGAGCGCGAGGAGATGTTCCGCGTCGCCCGTGACAGCTTCGCCAGGCACTACACCGTGGCCGAGCCGGAGGCCGTCCGGGTGCCCTGGCTGGGCGCGCCCGACATGGGCCTGACCCTGGGCGTGCACATGGCGGCACTGGTGGCGGTCGACGCCTTCGCGACAGGGGCACGGCAGCCGCGGCCGACCGACCTGGCGGCGCTCGCCGCGTACCTGCTCGACCGGGAGCACCTGCACTGGGCCCGGCTGCACAGCGAGGAGACGCACCGGCTCTCACCTGCGGGCCGCACGTTCACCACGACGCCGCAGGCGATGCACTACACCGTCTTCCTCGCCGCCCTCACCGGCTCCGTCGACCGCGCGACCGGGCGGGCGCTGCTCCAGGACCCGCCGGTGGAGCTGGAGGCGGAGCGGGCGCTGGCCGACCACGCGCACTGCTACCCGCCCGAGCGGCCGGGATCGGTGCTCGAGCCGCTCTATCCCGACCGGCTGGCCGAGGACTTCCTGGCGCTCACCGTCTCGGGCCACCCCGTCGACTATCCCGCACAGCCGTGGGCCGCCCCGGCCACCGCCACGCTCGTGCGCCGGCCGGGGGAGTGGACCGACGACCGGCGGCTGCTGCCGCCGCAGGAGCAGGCGCCCCCCTGGACGCCACGGGCGGTCACTTTCCTGGCCGCCGCGGCGGCCCGCTGGCCGCACGTGGGGCCGAACTGCCTGTTCCCGCTGCTGCGCGAGGATCCCTTCCTGGCACTGGACGCGGGCAACGCCGCGCTGGTCGCCCTCGCCGAGTCGGCCGACTTCGGCCTGCTGGAGTCGCTGGCCAAGCGCCTGCCTGCGGAGCAGAACGCCGACGTGGACGTGGGGGCCGCCGCGGTGGTCAAGCGGGTGACGGACGAGCGGCTGGCCGTGGTGGACGACCCGGGCCTGCGGGCGGAGTTCCTGACCTACCTGGCGCAGCGGTTGTCGTTCGCCGGGCGTACCGAAGAAGCCCTGGAACCCATCGGGGAGGCGCTGGAGATCCACCGGCGGCTGGCGGAGCCGTCCAAGCTGGCCGGGACGCTGGATCTGCTGGGGGTCGCGCTGGAGGCGCTGGGCGAGCAGGAGCAGGCGCTGGCCCGCACCGCCGAGGCGGTGGAGATCTACCGTCAGGTGGCCGAGCCTGCGCAGCCCGGGCACCTGGCCGCGTTCGCCGTCGCCCTGCACAACGCCGCCAGGCTGTACCTGGCGGTGGGCGACCCGCGCCGGGCCTTCGAGCACGCGGAGGAAGCGCTCGGCCTGGACATCCGGCTGGCCGGTGCCCATCCGGGCGAGCACGTGGCGAGCGTCGCCGCGTCGTTGTCGATGGTGGCCACGACGTTGTCGGCGATGGGACGCCACGAGGAGGCGCTGCGGTTCGTGGAGCAGGCGGCGCAGATCCTCACCGCCCTGGCCGAGGTGGACCCGGCCACGCACCTGCCCGAGCTGGCCGACGTACAGAACAACAGGGGCGTCATCCTCTCCCACCTGGGCCGCAGGACCGACGCGGTGACCCCCGTGATGGAGGCGGTCGCGGCGGAGCGGCGGCTGGCGGAGGCCAACCCCGACGTCCACCTGCCCGGCCTGGCCCTCGCGCTCAACAACCTGGGCACCCGCCATACGGAGCTGGGCGAGTTCGCCGAGGCGCTCGCGGCGGCGGAGGAGTCGGTACGCATCCACACCCGGCTGGCCGCCGCCAACCCCGCGGCGCACCGCCCGGGGCTGGCCATGTCGCTGCACAACCTCAGCAGCACGCAGCTGCTCATGGGGATGGCGCGGCAGGACGAGGAACGCATGCGCCTGGGCATCGAGAACGAGCGGCGGGCCCTGGAGATCCAGCGTGAGCTGGCGGCCGCCCAACCGGCCAGGTACAACCTGGACCTGGCCGGGCAGCTGATGGCCTTCGGCCTCAAGCTCTCCCAGGTCGGGCGGCCCGCCGACGGGCTGGAGCCGACGCAGGAGGCGTTGCTGATCCTGCGTGACCTGGCGGTGGCGGACCCCGACGCCCACGGGGGGAGCCTGGCGCTCGCGCTGCACACCTTCGCCCTGGTACGTGCCGGTGCCGCCGTGGACCTGGAGCGGGCGCGGGCCGCCTTCGAAGCGGCCTTCGGCCTCTGGCGTGCCCTGGAGGAGCAGGAGCCGGGGACGCACCTGGCCCAGCTCGCGAGCGGGCTGATCGGCTACGCGGCGACCCGCGCCACCAGCGGGATCACCACCGAGCAGGCGCTGGCGGCGGCCGAGGAGGCCATCCAGCTCTACGACCGGATCCTGGAGGCGGCGCCGGACGACCGGATGCAGGCGGTCGCCCGCTGGGGCGCCTGCCACCTGCTGGCCGAGCTGCTGGCGGAGGCGGGCCTCGGCGCGGAGGCGGCGGAGCTGCGCGCCCGGCTGACCGAGGAGGAGGCGCGTGCGGCCGAGCCGTTCGTGCAGCCATGACGGCGCCTCCTCCCGGGTGCCGCCGGGCTGCGTGCCGCCGGCTGTGGGGTTTGTCACCGGTAGGCGGTCGCCTGAAGGGTGTACAGGTCGCTGTACAGGCCGCCACCGGCGATCAGCGTCTCGTGTGTCCCCTGCTCACTGATCCTCCCGTGGTCGAGCACGTAGATGCGGTCGGCGTAACGGACGCTCGCCAGGCGGTGGGTGATCAGCACGACGGTGCGGCCGTCGGCATGGGCGCGCAGCCCCTCGAAGGCGGCGTGCTCGGCGCGGGCGTCGAGGGCGGCGGTGGGCTCGTCGCAGATCAGCAGGTCGGCGTCGCGGTGGAAGCCGCGGGCCACGGCGATGCGCTGCCACTGGCCGCCGGACAGCTCGCAGCCGTCCTTGAAGCGGCGATCCAGCAGGGTGCGGTAGCCGTGCGGCAGGCCGGCGATGACCTCGTCGGCGCCGGCGATGGCGGCGGCGGCGTGCAGGGCGGGCTCGCCCTTGTCGGTGCCCATGGTGATGTTGTAGCGGGCGGTCAGCGGCCAGCGGGTGTGGTCCTGGGCGATGACGGCGGTGCGCAGGCGGACCGCGTCGGGGGAGACGTCCCTCAGGTCGAGGTCGTCCCAGTGGACGGTGCCGGTGTCGGGCTCGTACAGGCCGGCCAGGATCTTGGCCAGGGTGGTCTTGCCTGAGCCGTTCTCGCCGACGAACGCGATCACCTCACCGCGTTTGATCTCCAGGGACACCCCGCGCAGCGCCGGGGTGTCGGAGCCGGGGTAGGAGAACGTGAGGTCCTCGGCGGTGATCCGGCGGAAACCGGTCAGGGCGGCGGTGGCGGGGCGGTCGCCGGCCGGGCGGTGCCGGGCGGCGCACAGGTCGAGGAAGCCGGTGAAGTCGGTGAAGTACAGGCCCTCCTCGTACAGGCGGTTGGTGGCGTACATGAGGTTGGCCAGCGAGGTCTGGGCGGACTTGATGGCCAGGACGGCGGTGCCGGCGACGGCCAGCGGGATCGCGGCCACCATCAGCAGCAGCCCGAGAGCGACGTAGACCAGGCCCGAGCCGAGGCCGCCGACGGCGTCGCCGGCGAGCCGCGTGATCGTCTGCCTGCGGGCCAGGCCGAGGCGGACGTCCTGCTCGGCGACGGCGACCGCGTCGTACATCTGCAGCAGGAAACCCCGCATGGTGAACGCGCGCACCTCGGCGGCGGAGTCGCGCTCGGCGAGCAGCCTGCCGATGATCCATTTGCGGCGGCGGACCGGGATGAGGGCGTACTCGGTGGTGTAGCGCATGCGCGCGGCGCGGACGGCGGCCCACGCGTCGGGCAGCACGGCCAGCAGCAGCAGCGGCAGCAGGACAGGATGCAGCACGCCCAGCACCCCGGCCACGGCCACCAGCCCGATGGCGGCGGTCAGGACGTCGATCGCGGAGGTGACCACGGTGGAGGCGATGTACAGGCCGCGCGAGGTGGCGCGTTCCAACGCGTCGTGGAAGTCGGGATCGTCGAAGGCGGCGAGCGGGACCGCGCTGGTCTGCTCGTAGAGCTCCTCCTCGGTGACGCGCGAGATCTGCGGCGTGAGCCGGGACTGCGCCCACCCCGCGCCCGCCTGCACCGCGGCGCGCAGCGTGGCCGCCGCGGCGACCAGGGCGAGGCTCGGCAGCGCGGCCTGGACCCGGTCGAGGGTGGGGCCGGTGGTGAACAGCGCGGTGAGCACCCCGGTGGTGGCCAGCAGGCCGAAGGCGGTGAAGACGCCGCCGAGCAGGTTGAGCACGACCGCGCCCAGGGTGTCGCGGGGGCTGGCCCGCCAGGCCACGTCCATGGCCTGGCGGATGAGGGCGGGCAGGCGTCTGGCGATCGTGAGGAAGCGCACTTCGGCCATCTTGTCGGCGTGGCCGTACCAGTCGGAGATCGTGATCTCGCCCATGTCCAGGGCATCAGCTGCCATGACGCAGAGTATGAACGAGGTGACCGACAGTTTCCTGCGCTCGTTTCCCGCGAGAGGCGTCCGTTTCCCGCGAGAAATGTCCGAGGCATGATCAAGAATGGCCTGCCATGGGATGGATCACGATCGCCACGGGGCACGAGCTCACCGTCGGGCAAACGCGGCGGCCGGTGCTCGCCTGCCGCACCGCCGCAGGTCACACGCTGGCCAAGGTGCCCGCCGGCGTCAAGAAGGACCCTGCGGCGGTACGCCTCATCGCCCTGTGCGACCGGCTCGCCGAGCACGCGCGGGCGGTGCACGACCGGGTCGAGTCCTGGATGGTGCGATCGCTGCCCGTCCCGGCCGAGGTGTTCGCGGCGGTGTGGGATGACCCGGTGTGGCGCGAGACGCTCACCGGCCTGGTCGTCGCCCCGATCACCGGCGGCAGGCCCGACCTCGGCCGCTGCACGCTCCTGCGCGAGGGCACGTGGACGGGCGCGGACGCCTTCGCGATCCCGCACCCGCTGCTGCTCGGCGAGCACGAGCTGGCCCTCTGGCGGGCCCGGCACCTCACGCAGGCCGTCGAGCAGGTGCACCGCGAGGTGTGGACGCGTCCCGCGAGCATGGACCGCACGCACGGCGTGATCGACACCCTGCACGCGCAGTACGAGAGCGGCGCCGCGTTCGAGCGCCGCGTGCACGAGCTGGGCGGCCGCATCAGGGGCGACAGGGCGCGGTTCACCGTGCACGCGCCCGAGCCGCTCGGCATCGAGCTCGACCTCGACTGGAGCGGCCCGATGAGCCCGGCCTACCTGATGTCGCTGACCTTCACCGCAGGCGGCCGGGAGATCGGCGACATCGCCTGGTCGGAGGGTGTGCGCATCCTCGCGGCCCTGTACGCGGCCCGCACCCTGGACGAAGCCGAGCCCGAGCCCGAGCCCGAGACCGGGACCGTGGCGGCGGCGGAGGTGTACGCGCGCTACTGCGCCGCCCACGAGGGCGAGCCCGGCACCGTGGCGCGCTCCGGCCGCACCGAGCCGACGCGGGAGGTGCTGCTGCGCGCCGGGGCGGTGCTATCGGGCCAGCCCGCCGCCGCCGGCGAGGACCCGTGCGTGGCCGTCCGCTACGCGCACCCCGTCCTGGACATGCCGGTCGTCGAGCTGGTCCGGCGCGCGGCCGTGGACGGCGACAAGGCCGAGAAGTCGCTGTACGACCTGGCCCCGGTGGCCGAGACCGACGTCGGCGCCGTGCACGCGGGCCCGCTCGGCTTCCTCGCGATCGCCCTGCACGCGTACCCGGCGCACCGCGCCCGCATCCTGGCCGTGCACACCGACCTGCGAGCCGCCCGCGACCTGGCCGCCCGCAAGCCCGGCCTCGCGCGCACCGCGCTCACCCGCACCGGCGACGACCTGAAGACGCACGCGCCGGAGCTGCTGCCGCCCTTCTACGAGGAGTGCGCGCGGATCCTGGCCGCCGCGGGCAGCGCCCGCTTCGCCGCCGCCTGCTTCGAGCAGGCCCGCGCCGCCGAGGACGCGCACACGCTGCCGGTGGACGAGGCCGCGCTCGTCGCGGCGCACCTGGCCGCCGGGCCCGACGCCGCCGGCCCGGCCACGCTCAAGAAGCACGGCAAACGGCTCGCCGCCCGCCATCCCGCCCCCGACGCCTACCGCTGGCAGCGCGCCCTGCTCACCGCGTGGTGCGAGCACGTCCAGGACGGCGCGGACGGCGCGCTGGCCCTGGCCGACGGCTGGGCGGCGCTGGCCAGGGCCGCCAGGCGCGCGCTCGGCGGCCCCGAGGACGAACGCGCCGTGCGGGCCTTGCTGGCGAGCGGCTGCATGGAGTCGGCGCCGCAAGCCCTCTGGACGTTCGTCCTCACCCTGCTCGGCCCGATGGCGCGGGCGGACGCGGGCATCGGCCGCGCGCTCCTCGGCGTCCTGCCGCTGCCCGCCAAGGACACCCCCCAAGCGAAGAGCGCGGCGGTGTCACTGCTCCTGCGCAACCTCGCGGGCGCGGGCCTGACCGCCCCGTTCACCACCATCCCCGGGCCGGCGGTGCAGGACTGGCTCGGCCGCTTCCTGAAGCTGTACGCGGGGCTCGCGCTCCCCGTCGCCGGGCTCGGCGACCTCCTGCACGACGCCGGCACGCGGCTGCGCGCGGAGGGCCTGACCTGCGACGACCACGAGGCGGTGCTGGGCCTGGATGAGGACGAGGTCAACCGCTGGGAGGAGACCGCCGCGGACCTCCCGCTCCTCGACCTCCTCGTGGACCGCGGCGTCCCGCTCGCCCGGCCCCGGCTGCTGCACACGTTCAAGCTGTACGACCGGCTCGCCTCAGGGCCGGGCACCGACCTGGCCGCCGTCGCCGCTGACCCGGACTGGGCGCCGCTGCTGCGCGACGCGATCGTGGGCAACGTGACCAACCAGCTCAACGTCACCGAGCCCGCCGTCCCGAAGCAGACCGCTCCCGAGACCGTACGGGCCCTGACCACGACCCACGGAACGGCGCGGATCGTCGCCGCCATCCTGGCCGAGCACGCGGCACGCGTCCCGGACCAGGGGCTGCCGGACGCGCACGCCGCCCTGTGCGACGCCGGACGGTTCACCGTCGCCGGAGTGCCCGGCCCCCTCCTGGACAGCGTCCGGGCGATCGCGACCGGCACGGACCCGGCCCGCGCCCTGGCCGCCACGCTGAGCGGCGGCGTCCTCGACGAGCTGGAGCTGCCCGCCTTGCTGCCCGGCCACGTCAACACCATCACCGACTACCTGGAGGAGAGCGGCGCCGACCTGCTCCTGATCCAGTCGGGCCGGCTCTGGGAGCACCAGTTCCGCGCCTGCGTCGTCACCCCGGACGGAGCCGGCCCGTCCCACGGCTTCGGCACCTACGAGGACATCTCCAGCCGGTCCCACGAACGCACCGAGGCGCGCGACCTCTACGACCGCTGCCTGATCGCCGTGGACGGCCGGGTGACCGTGCTCGACCACGGCGGCCCGCACTGCCCGCACGGCAGCACGCATCCCGCCGCCCGCCGCGTCGTCCCGGCCGACGGCGAACGCGTCACCTTCCCCGGCGGCGCCGAGGCCACCGTGTGGCGCGGCCGGGGCCGGATCATCGAGCTGCGGGACCCGTACGGGCGCACCATCGGCCGCTACGTCCGCGGCTGGGGCAGGGTGCCCGAGCACGACGGCGCCGAGAACATCGGCACGGTCGAGCACCACCGCTACGCGGCCGGTACCCGCCTGGTCGTGCCGCCCGGCTGGTGGTCGGCGATGCGGCCGCGCGACCCCGAAGGGTCCAGGGCGCTGCGCGCCGTGGACGAGAAGCAGGCGCAGGCCCTGATCGACGTCGCCGACGCCGCGCTCGCCGCCGACCTCCTGCGGGTGCTGGACCCCGAGACCGGGTACGCGGAGCAGGGAGCCGCCGGCGACGAGCTGGCCGGACGGCTGCGCCCGCTCCTGCCGGAGATCACCGACGAGTCGCTCCTGAGGGGCGTCACGTTCCTGGTGTGGACGGCCGTCGAATGCCGCGAGCGCGCGTTCGCCCTGCTGGAACGCCTGGCGCTGACCCCGCCGCCGCACCTGCGCCCGGCACCCGCCGCCTCGGCGCCCGCCGTGCGGTCCGAGGAGTCCCGCGAGCCGTACGATCCGGGGCCCGAGTCCGCGTACGAGCGGATCGTGCACTTCACCCGGGCCGCCGCCGAGCTGCCGTACGAGATGAAGGTCGCGGCCTTCGACGCCACCGCCGTCAAGGGGATCGAGAACACGCTGGGCCGCCTCGGCGCCGCCGTCCTGGAGGCCGCGTGGGACGGCGGCGGGCACCCGCGACCGCCGCACCTGGGCGCCGTCGCGGAGGCCGGGTGGGACGGCGGCGGGCACGCGCGACTGCGGGAGCTGGCCGCCGTCCCCGAGCTCCTCCGCACCGACGGCACCTGGCACGTCGCCCGGCTGCGCCCGGGGTACGACCTCGGGCAGATCCACTCGGGCCGCGGCCCCATCGCCGCAGCCTCCGTGGCCGACCACGAGGAGGTGGGGTACGGGGACGCGGTCACGGCGCTCCTGCACACCCCGGGCGGTCCCGACCCGCTGCTGTTCACCCGCAACCGCGTCGTCGAGCTGCGGACCTGCCGGGGCTGGGGCGACCCCGACCGGCTCCGGCGGGCGCTCGACCTGATCGCCGAGAACGGCCCCCCGCCCGTGGACCGGGAGGCGACCGTACAGGCGTTCGCCGAGGCCACCGGCCTGTCACCCGCCCAGTGCCTGATCCTGCTGTCCACCTCGGCCCGCACGCTCTCCTGGCCGGACGGCTGGGCACGCGGCCGCGTCGCCGCCCTCCACCCGGGCGACGCCGCCCGCGCCGCCGGCCTGACCGAGCTCGACCTGCACCTCGCCGCGCTCTGTCTGGAGGCGCTCACCACCGCCGACGAGGCCGTCGAGGTCGTCGAGCTGCTCATGCCCGACGACCCCGCCGACCTCTGGCGTACGGGCCCCGACGTGGACCGGGCGGTCGCGTACTGGACGCAACGCCACCCGAGGCTCACCCCGCTCACCACCCGGCAGTGGGTCACCCTCGCCGCCGGCGCCGAGGAGGCCCTGGCGGCGCTGATCGCCCTGCTCGGCGAGCGCCCGTCCGTACCGCCGCTGGGTCACCTCGCCCAGGCCGCGCGGCTCCTGTCCGACCGCCTGCCCAAGGACCACCCCGCCCGGACGACCGTCGCCGCCCGCCTGCGTGACCTGCGCGAACACGTCGCCGCCCCGGACACGACGGTGCCTGTGGCGGCCGGGGTCACCTCGGTCACCGCCCTGGAGCGGGCCGCCGGCGCGACCGCGGCCCACCTGCCGGGCAGCAGGCTGGCCATCGGCGACGCCCTCGTCCTGGAGCCCGCCGGGGACGGCTACCGCGTCCACCTGCGCCCGGCCGGCTGGCCCGACCTGGACGCGCTGGCCCCGGCCCTGCGCCGCAGCGGCGCCACGGACGTCGCCCTGG
The nucleotide sequence above comes from Nonomuraea gerenzanensis. Encoded proteins:
- a CDS encoding serine hydrolase domain-containing protein; amino-acid sequence: MRTSTRIGLAGLGCAMLTLSVMPPATASRPHLGNVQRALTELAGNAEVVGAIGAVYVHGRQVDLGSAGTRLLNGGGGRIPPGARFRIGSQTKSMTQVVIMKLVTERKLSLDDRLSDLLPEVAQQGLVRFADQITVEQLIHHTSGIPNWYTPELVDYFDFDTYHAPIELIAKTKDLERPFPPGEGYSYSNTNYFLLGLIIERLSEHHSVAAEFQERIFDRLHLRDTYLPVTFPGGIRGPHGHGYFPDENGTLRDVDRLNMSYGYAAGGVISTTDDLSAFHEALATDLLTKEEQDALNAGRPAPGQPSEPRPDPRVCGEYAPVKGGSPGFSALTYQNRDGSLQFIVSVTLGTRNTDPAVEPLVKKAAEAVLCPEG
- a CDS encoding tetratricopeptide repeat protein; the encoded protein is MSNQSVTVTAGVGYGVIGADLHVFGDGSPLYLLENWRPPAPADSGALREQPSRMLNARHAVVEFTGREEERRELLGWRDGTKKLGVRWLHGPGGQGKSRLAARLAEESLAQGWKVVAALHGPGTVLPADRQEDLSLTGATGLLLVVDYADQWPLTHLTWLFSNALLHRPGVRTRVLLVARTLDAWPAVRATLATHLAATSAQALPALDTGGEREEMFRVARDSFARHYTVAEPEAVRVPWLGAPDMGLTLGVHMAALVAVDAFATGARQPRPTDLAALAAYLLDREHLHWARLHSEETHRLSPAGRTFTTTPQAMHYTVFLAALTGSVDRATGRALLQDPPVELEAERALADHAHCYPPERPGSVLEPLYPDRLAEDFLALTVSGHPVDYPAQPWAAPATATLVRRPGEWTDDRRLLPPQEQAPPWTPRAVTFLAAAAARWPHVGPNCLFPLLREDPFLALDAGNAALVALAESADFGLLESLAKRLPAEQNADVDVGAAAVVKRVTDERLAVVDDPGLRAEFLTYLAQRLSFAGRTEEALEPIGEALEIHRRLAEPSKLAGTLDLLGVALEALGEQEQALARTAEAVEIYRQVAEPAQPGHLAAFAVALHNAARLYLAVGDPRRAFEHAEEALGLDIRLAGAHPGEHVASVAASLSMVATTLSAMGRHEEALRFVEQAAQILTALAEVDPATHLPELADVQNNRGVILSHLGRRTDAVTPVMEAVAAERRLAEANPDVHLPGLALALNNLGTRHTELGEFAEALAAAEESVRIHTRLAAANPAAHRPGLAMSLHNLSSTQLLMGMARQDEERMRLGIENERRALEIQRELAAAQPARYNLDLAGQLMAFGLKLSQVGRPADGLEPTQEALLILRDLAVADPDAHGGSLALALHTFALVRAGAAVDLERARAAFEAAFGLWRALEEQEPGTHLAQLASGLIGYAATRATSGITTEQALAAAEEAIQLYDRILEAAPDDRMQAVARWGACHLLAELLAEAGLGAEAAELRARLTEEEARAAEPFVQP
- a CDS encoding ABC transporter ATP-binding protein, with translation MAADALDMGEITISDWYGHADKMAEVRFLTIARRLPALIRQAMDVAWRASPRDTLGAVVLNLLGGVFTAFGLLATTGVLTALFTTGPTLDRVQAALPSLALVAAAATLRAAVQAGAGWAQSRLTPQISRVTEEELYEQTSAVPLAAFDDPDFHDALERATSRGLYIASTVVTSAIDVLTAAIGLVAVAGVLGVLHPVLLPLLLLAVLPDAWAAVRAARMRYTTEYALIPVRRRKWIIGRLLAERDSAAEVRAFTMRGFLLQMYDAVAVAEQDVRLGLARRQTITRLAGDAVGGLGSGLVYVALGLLLMVAAIPLAVAGTAVLAIKSAQTSLANLMYATNRLYEEGLYFTDFTGFLDLCAARHRPAGDRPATAALTGFRRITAEDLTFSYPGSDTPALRGVSLEIKRGEVIAFVGENGSGKTTLAKILAGLYEPDTGTVHWDDLDLRDVSPDAVRLRTAVIAQDHTRWPLTARYNITMGTDKGEPALHAAAAIAGADEVIAGLPHGYRTLLDRRFKDGCELSGGQWQRIAVARGFHRDADLLICDEPTAALDARAEHAAFEGLRAHADGRTVVLITHRLASVRYADRIYVLDHGRISEQGTHETLIAGGGLYSDLYTLQATAYR